The following nucleotide sequence is from Micromonospora sp. WMMD1120.
CCGCGCCCGGGTGGTCGACGTCGCACCGGACACCCTGACCATCGAGGCCACCGGCACCCCGGACAAGCTCGACGCGCTCCTGCGCGACCTCGAGGCGTTCGGCATCAAGGAAATGGTCCAGTCCGGCCTGGTGGCCATCGGGCGCGGCTCGCGGTCGATCACCGCCGGCCCCGCGCTGCGCGCCGCCTGACCCGCCGGTCGGCCCCGGTGGGCCGTCTCGGCGAATCCATCCGCACAGACCACGACGGGCCGCCCCGGCCGTCGTACGAAAGGGAAGTTCTCATGAGCGTTGAGGTGTACTACGACGACGATGCCGACCTCGGCCTGATCCAGGCCAAGAAGGTCGCGGTGATCGGCTATGGCAGCCAGGGTCACGCCCACGCGCTGTCGCTGCGGGACTCCGGCGTCGACGTGGTGATCGGTCTGCCGGAGGGCTCGAAGAGCCGTCCCAAGGCCGAGGAGCAGGGCCTGCGGGTGCTCACGCCGGCACAGGCCTCCGCCGAGGCTGATCTGATCATGGTGCTCGCGCCGGACACCGCCCAGCGTTCGATCTACGCGGAGTCGATCGCCCCGCACCTCGCCCCGGGCAAGGCGATCTTCTTCGGCCACGGCTTCAACATCCGGTACGGCCTGATCAAGCCGCCGGCCGAGGTGGACGTGGCGATGGTCGCGCCGAAGGGCCCCGGCCACCTGGTCCGCCGGCAGTACGTCGACGGCAAGGGTGTGCCCTGCCTCGTCGCCGTCGAGCAGGACGCCAGCGGCAACGCCCTCGCCCTCGCGCTCGCGTACGCCAAGGGCATCGGCGGCACCCGGGCCGGCGCGATCAAGACCACCTTCACCGAGGAGACCGAGACCGACCTCTTCGGCGAGCAGGCGGTGCTCTGCGGCGGCGCCTCGGCGCTGGTGCAGACCGGCTTCGAGGTGCTGACCGAGGCGGGTTACGCCCCGGAGGTCGCCTACTTCGAGTGCCTGCACGAGTTGAAGCTGATCGTCGACCTGATGTACGAGGGTGGCATCGCGAAGATGCGCTACAGCATCTCCGACACCGCCGAGTACGGCGATCTCTCCCGTGGCTCGCGCATCATCGACTCCCGGGTCAAGGACGAGATGCGCAAGATCCTGGGTGAGATCCAGTCCGGCGAGTTCGCCCGCGAGTGGGTTGCCGAGGACGAGGCCGGTCGGCCCAACTTCACCAAGTGGCAGGCCGAGGGCGCGGCGCACCCGATCGAGGAGACCGGCAAGAAGCTGCGCGGCATGATGAGCTGGGTCGACCGCCCGATCACCGAGACCGCCTGACCACCCGAAAACCACATCCCGCGGCCCCCCGGTCGCGCGCTCTCCCCAGCGCGCGCCCGGGGCCCCGCCCTCCCCGCCCCCCCGCCCCGCCCTCCCCGCCCTCCCCGCCCCCCCGCCCCGGCCCGCCAACCCCTCGCCGATCTTGCACTTTCGGATGGCGATTTGTGGGGGTTGGCCCCTTACGTCGCAGCAGAAACTGCAAGATCGCGGGGTGGGGGGTGGGGTGCTGCGCGTTTCGGGGTGGTGAACTGTCGATGTCCGCCGGCCGGCGACGCGTGTGAGGGCACTCACCCCGCAGACCGGAACACGCCGGCCAGCGTGCCCCCTACGATCGCGGGTAGGTGCGCAGCCCGGCACCTGACGGCCACGGCACGGAGCAGCGCAGGGCGCAGTGCGGCGTCCCACCGCCCCGGCCGATCGCATACACGACCTCTACGAGGACCGATGAATCCTGTCGTACTGATCGCCGAAGAACTCGCCCCCGCCGCCATCGAGGTGCTCGCCCACGACTTCGACGTCCGTCACGTTGACGGCACCGACCGTCCGGCTCTGCTCTCGGCGCTCTCCGAGGCCGACGCCGTCATCGTGCGCAGCGCGACCCAGATCGACGCCGAGGCGGTCGCCGCCGCGCCGCGACTGAAGGTGGTCGCGCGGGCGGGCGTCGGGCTGGACAACGTCGAGGTGCCGGCTGCCACCGCGCGGGGCGTCATGGTCGTCAACGCGCCCACCTCCAACATCGTCTCCGCCGCCGAGCAGGCCGTCGCGCTGCTGCTGGCCGTCGCCCGCAACACCGCGAGCGCCAGCGCCGCGCTCAAGGCGGGGGAGTGGAAGCGGTCGAAGTACACGGGCGTCGAGGTGCAGGGCAAGACCGTGGGCGTGGTCGGGCTCGGCCGCATCGGGGTCCTGTTCGCCCAGCGCATCGCCGCGTTCGGCACCCGGCTGATCGCGTACGACCCCTACATCCAGCCGGCCCGCGCCGCGCAGCTCGGCGTACGCCTGGTCGGGCTGGACGAGCTGCTGCGCGAGAGCGACTTCATCTCGATCCACCTGCCCAAGACCCCGGAGACCGTCGGTCTGATCGGGGAGAAGGAGCTGGCGCTCGTCAAGCCGGGCGTGCGCATCGTCAACGCCGCCCGCGGCGGGCTGGTCGACGAGCAGGCGCTCGCGGATGCCATCGCCGAGGGGCGGGTCGCCGGGGCCGGCGTCGACGTGTACAGCAAGGAGCCGTGCACCTCGTCGCCGCTGTTCGCCTTCGACAACGTGGTGGCCACCCCGCACCTGGGCGCGTCAACGCACGAGGCACAGGACAAGGCCGGTCTGGCCGTGGCCCGGAGCGTCAAGCTGGCGTTGCAGGGCGAGTTCGTTCCGGACGCGGTGAACGTGCAGGCCGGCGGCGTGGTCGCCGAGGACGTCCGGCCGCTGCTGCCGCTCGCGGAGAAGCTCGGTCGGGCGTTCACCGCGGTCGCCGGCGGGGTCGCCGCCAGCGTCACCGTCGAGGTCCGGGGCGAGATCGTCAGCCACGACGTCTCGGTGCTCAAGCTCGCCGCCACCAAGGGCCTGTTCAGCTCCGTCGTCGAGGACCAGGTCACCTACGTCAACGCCCCACATCTGGCCGCCGAGCGTGGCGTCGAGGTCACCCTCGCGACGCTGGCCGAGACCGCCGAGCAGTCCACCCTGGTGACGGTGCGTGGCGCGCTGCCGGACGGCCGGACGGTGAGCGTCTCCGGCACCGTCACCCACTCCGGAGCGCGGGACGTCATCAAGCTGACCGAGGTGGACGGCTTCGACGTGGAGATCGGCGCGGAGGGCATCCTGCTGTTCCTGCGCTACGTCGACCGGCCCGGTGTGGTCGGCACCGTCGGAACCCTGCTCGGCGAGGCGGGCATCAACATCGCCGCCATGCAGGTGGCGCGGCGGGAGGCGGGCGGCGAGACGTTGATGACGCTCACCGTCGACCAGGCGCTCGGCGCGGACCTGCTCACCTCGGCCGCCGAGTCGATCGGCGCCACCTCCGCCAGCGCGGCGGACCTGCGCGACGAGTAGTCGACGGCACGCGTCACGGGGGCCCGGCGAAACCGCTGGGCCCCTGTGTCGTGTCCGGGCTGGGCTGCCCCTGGTCAGCCGGGCATCCGGGCCGGCGGCGGGTAGACCGATCCGTCCTGCGGGTCGAAGAGCATCAGCCCGTGCTCGCCCGCCAGCCGCTCGATGTCCAGCAGCACCTGGTCCGCGCAGGTCGGATGCAGCTTCAGCTCGACGTGGTCGTGGGCCGCGTGCAGGGGCGCCACCGCCCACGGGGTGTCCGGGCCGGGGTGACGGTCCGGATAGGAGGCGGTGATCGCCCGGTAGAAGCTGACCACCCGCGGGTCGGGGTAACGGTCCACGTGCCGACCCTGCCGGCAACCGTCGACCGCTGTCCGCACATCCTCGGGCGTCGCCCCGTCCTCAAGGGCCCACACGCTCAGATCGAAACTCACGGCGGATAGCGTGCCATCCGCCGTTCACCATGTCGAAACTGCCTCGCCGCCGGTGCCGCCGATTCCCGCGGTCGGGGTGACGAAGGTCCGCTGTGGAGACTGTTGCGTCGAGTTGCGTCGATTCGCTAGCGTACGCACTGCGGTCACTGGCCGAGTTCGAGGCGCCGGCCCGTCTTCGGGTGGCGCGGTCGACGTCCGGCCCGACCGGTCCGCACCCCTCGATTGTGCGAGCCACGCACACTCGTCGCTGACCGGCCCCCACGGTCGTTGCCGAGACTGTGGGGGCCGATCGCAGGCCCGACCGGCCGACCACCACCGGCAATGACCGCCGTGCCAGCGGCACTGGCAACGGCCGGCTCACCAGCGGCGGGCGGCCGAGGCGCGAATCGGGCCGGAGCGCCGCGGGGAGGCGGGCTCGGTGCGGCGACGTCCTCAGCGGCGGTGTGCGAAGAGCGCGCGATAGTCGGAGCTGCCCCGGAACCACTGCAGGCCGGTGGGGCCGGCGGCGTACAGCGCTGTGGCGTAGGCGTCGGCGATCGCCAGGTCGGGCCCCGTGACGGTGGCGGCCACCAGATGGTCGGCCGGATCACCGGTGTGCGGGTCCACCACGTGCCCCTGCCGCCCGGTCACACCGGAGGTGCCGACCGCCCCGTCGGTCATCTCCAGCATCAGTGGCGCGCGTTCGGGCGCGGTCGGGTGGTGCACCGCCACGCGCCACGGGCCACCGTGTGGGGCGCGGCCACGGACCACCAAATCGGCGCCGGTGAGGACGGCGTAGTCGTGGACGCCCGCCGCGCGCAACCGCGCGGCGGCACGCTCCACCGCCCATCCGTTGAGCAGGCCGCCCGGGTCGAAGCCGCCGGGCACCGCCCAGGCGTCGAACCATCCGTCGGTGGCCGCCCGCATGGCGGCGCAGCGGTCCACCAGCTCGGCGAGCGGTGGGTACGAGTCCGGGCTGATCTCGCCCCGGCGCAGGCGGGAGACCAGGCTCTCCGGACGATTGGGGCCGTAGGTGAGATCGATCGCACGCAGCTCCGCGACGCTGTCCCGCAGCGCCTCGCCGACGCCCCGGCGGCCGAGCCACTCGGGGGCGTTGAGCAGCAGGGTGTATTCGGCGGTCGCGGTGCGGACGGTGTGCTGCACCGCGATCCGGCCCTCCGCTGCGGGACCGGGCTCCATGCGGTGCCGGCGGCTGCCGAGCCGGAGGTCCGGCCGGCGGCTGCGAAACGCGGACAGGTCCGGCCAGCGGGTCCGCGGCTGCTCGTCGGTGCGCATCGCATTCGCCCCCTTGCGCGAGACGCCGTGTCGTCCCGACCGGCGTTGGTCGGTAGGCCCCCGTGACCCACTGACCATCACGGTAGGCAGCGGAGATGACCGCCTCATGAGTCTTGGCTGAGAGGGTGCTGTGCATTCCGGCGTCCCACTTTCTGGACGCCACGTACCGGGAGGCGGGACAGGGACGTACCGTTGCCGGGACGGAACCGTTGAGCAGAGGAGTGCGGTCGTGGCGCGGATCGCTGTGGTGGCCGGGGACGGCATCGGGCCCGAGGTGGTCGCGCAGGCCCGCAAGGTCCTCGACGCGGTCCTGCCCGACGTGCAGGCCACCGAGTACGACCTCGGCGCCGCCCGCTGGCACCGTACCGGAGAGGTCCTGCCCGACTCGGTGCTGGCCGAGCTGGCCGGGCACGACGCGATCCTGCTCGGCGCGGTCGGCGACCCGACCGTTCCGCCGGGGGTGCTCGAGCGGGGTCTGCTGCTCAAGCTGCGGTTCGCCTTCGACCAGTACGTCAACCTGCGCCCGTCCCGGCTCTGGCCCGGCGTCACCGGCCCGCTGAACACCGTGAAGCCGGGCGAGGTCGACCTCGTGGTGGTGCGCGAGGGCACCGAGGGTCTCTACGCCGGGGCCGGTGGCTCGCTGCACCGGGACACCCCCGCCGAGGTCGCCACCGAGGAGAGCCTGAACACCCGGCACGGCGTGGAGCGGGTCATCCGTGACGCGTTCGCCCGCGCCAATCGCCGGGAGCGGCGCAAGGTGACGCTCGTGCACAAGACCAACGTGCTGACCCACGCGGGCTCGCTGTGGTCGCGCGCTTTCGACGCGGTCGCCGCCGAACACCCGGACGTCGCCACCGAGTACCAGCACGTCGACGCGGCGGCCATGTTCCTGGTCACCCAGCCGCAGCGCTACGACGTGGTGGTCACCGACAACCTCTTCGGCGACATCCTCACCGACATCGCCGCCGCGGTGACCGGCGGGATCGGGCTGGCCGCCAGCGGGTGCATCAACCCCGAGGGGGCGTACCCCTCGATGTTCGAGCCGGTGCACGGCTCGGCGCCGGACATCGCCGGGCAGGGCGTGGCCGATCCGGTCGCCGCGGTGCTCTCCGCCGCGCTGCTGCTGGAACAGCTCGGGCACGGCGAGGCCGCCGCCCGGGTGAACGCGGCGGTCGCCGCCGAGCTGGCCGGTCGGACTCCGGGCGTGACGCTGCGTACCGAAGAGGTGGGCGACCGGCTCGCCGCCCACGCCGTAGCCTGACTGTCCCGACCGGGAGGGACGGGCGGCCCGACAGGGGCCGCCGGGGCGGCCGGTATCGCCCGACCGGCGCTACCCGCTGAACGACCGTTCGGGGTAGGTTTCTGGCACAGCCATGTCGGTGTGCGGTCCCGCATGCCGTTGTCCCCCAGGGAGGTCAGCGCGATGAGCGGTGGTGACAAGATCGATTTCGAGATCCGTCCGAGTGCCGCGCCGGTATCCGCCGCCGACCGGGCCGCACTGCTGGTAAACCCCGGTTTCGGTCGGGTCTTCACCGACCACATGGTCACCGTCCGTTACGCCGACGGCAAGGGGTGGTACGACGCCCGGGTGGAGGCGCGCGCCCCGATCCCGATGGACCCGGCCAGCGCGGTGCTGCACTACGCGCAGGAGATCTTCGAGGGGCTCAAGGCGTACCGCACCTCCGACGGTGGCGTGACGATGTTCCGGCCGGACGCCAACGCCGCCCGCTTCGCCGCGTCCGCGCAGCGGATGGCGATGCCGGTGTTGCCGGCCGAGGCGTTCGTCGACTCGTTGCACCGGCTCATCGAGATCGACAGGGAGTGGATCCCCACCGGCGAGGACGGCAGCCTCTACCTGCGGCCGTTCATGTTCGCCAGCGAGGTCTTCCTCGGCGTCCGCCCGGCCAACGAATACCTCTACATGGTGATCGCGTCGCCGGTCGGCGCGTACTTCACCGGTGGCGTCAAGCCGGTCACGGTCTGGGTCTCGCCGGACTACACCCGGGCCGCGCCCGGCGGCACCGGCGCGGCCAAGTGCGGCGGCAACTACGCCGCGTCGCTCGCGGCCCAGGCGGAGGCGATCGAGGCCGGCTGCGACCAGGTCGTCTTCCTCGACGCCGTCGAGCGCCGGTTCGTCGACGAGTTGGGCGGGATGAACGTCTTCTTCGTCTACGACGACGGCACAGTGGTCACCCCGCCGTTGACCGGCACGATCCTGCCCGGCATCACCCGCGACGCCGTCCTCACGCTGGCGGAGGCCGCCGGGCACCCGGTCGAGGAGCGGCCGGTCAGCTTCGCCGACTGGCAGGCCGACGCCGCCAGCGGCCGGCTCCGCGAGGTGTTCGCCTGCGGCACCGCCGCGGTGATCACCCCGATCGGTGGTGTGCGCTTCCCCGACGGCGAGTTCCTGATCGGTGGTGGGGAACCCGGCTCGGTCACCAT
It contains:
- the ilvC gene encoding ketol-acid reductoisomerase, whose translation is MSVEVYYDDDADLGLIQAKKVAVIGYGSQGHAHALSLRDSGVDVVIGLPEGSKSRPKAEEQGLRVLTPAQASAEADLIMVLAPDTAQRSIYAESIAPHLAPGKAIFFGHGFNIRYGLIKPPAEVDVAMVAPKGPGHLVRRQYVDGKGVPCLVAVEQDASGNALALALAYAKGIGGTRAGAIKTTFTEETETDLFGEQAVLCGGASALVQTGFEVLTEAGYAPEVAYFECLHELKLIVDLMYEGGIAKMRYSISDTAEYGDLSRGSRIIDSRVKDEMRKILGEIQSGEFAREWVAEDEAGRPNFTKWQAEGAAHPIEETGKKLRGMMSWVDRPITETA
- the serA gene encoding phosphoglycerate dehydrogenase; amino-acid sequence: MNPVVLIAEELAPAAIEVLAHDFDVRHVDGTDRPALLSALSEADAVIVRSATQIDAEAVAAAPRLKVVARAGVGLDNVEVPAATARGVMVVNAPTSNIVSAAEQAVALLLAVARNTASASAALKAGEWKRSKYTGVEVQGKTVGVVGLGRIGVLFAQRIAAFGTRLIAYDPYIQPARAAQLGVRLVGLDELLRESDFISIHLPKTPETVGLIGEKELALVKPGVRIVNAARGGLVDEQALADAIAEGRVAGAGVDVYSKEPCTSSPLFAFDNVVATPHLGASTHEAQDKAGLAVARSVKLALQGEFVPDAVNVQAGGVVAEDVRPLLPLAEKLGRAFTAVAGGVAASVTVEVRGEIVSHDVSVLKLAATKGLFSSVVEDQVTYVNAPHLAAERGVEVTLATLAETAEQSTLVTVRGALPDGRTVSVSGTVTHSGARDVIKLTEVDGFDVEIGAEGILLFLRYVDRPGVVGTVGTLLGEAGINIAAMQVARREAGGETLMTLTVDQALGADLLTSAAESIGATSASAADLRDE
- a CDS encoding FAD:protein FMN transferase, with the protein product MRTDEQPRTRWPDLSAFRSRRPDLRLGSRRHRMEPGPAAEGRIAVQHTVRTATAEYTLLLNAPEWLGRRGVGEALRDSVAELRAIDLTYGPNRPESLVSRLRRGEISPDSYPPLAELVDRCAAMRAATDGWFDAWAVPGGFDPGGLLNGWAVERAAARLRAAGVHDYAVLTGADLVVRGRAPHGGPWRVAVHHPTAPERAPLMLEMTDGAVGTSGVTGRQGHVVDPHTGDPADHLVAATVTGPDLAIADAYATALYAAGPTGLQWFRGSSDYRALFAHRR
- a CDS encoding 3-isopropylmalate dehydrogenase, translated to MARIAVVAGDGIGPEVVAQARKVLDAVLPDVQATEYDLGAARWHRTGEVLPDSVLAELAGHDAILLGAVGDPTVPPGVLERGLLLKLRFAFDQYVNLRPSRLWPGVTGPLNTVKPGEVDLVVVREGTEGLYAGAGGSLHRDTPAEVATEESLNTRHGVERVIRDAFARANRRERRKVTLVHKTNVLTHAGSLWSRAFDAVAAEHPDVATEYQHVDAAAMFLVTQPQRYDVVVTDNLFGDILTDIAAAVTGGIGLAASGCINPEGAYPSMFEPVHGSAPDIAGQGVADPVAAVLSAALLLEQLGHGEAAARVNAAVAAELAGRTPGVTLRTEEVGDRLAAHAVA
- a CDS encoding branched-chain amino acid aminotransferase is translated as MSGGDKIDFEIRPSAAPVSAADRAALLVNPGFGRVFTDHMVTVRYADGKGWYDARVEARAPIPMDPASAVLHYAQEIFEGLKAYRTSDGGVTMFRPDANAARFAASAQRMAMPVLPAEAFVDSLHRLIEIDREWIPTGEDGSLYLRPFMFASEVFLGVRPANEYLYMVIASPVGAYFTGGVKPVTVWVSPDYTRAAPGGTGAAKCGGNYAASLAAQAEAIEAGCDQVVFLDAVERRFVDELGGMNVFFVYDDGTVVTPPLTGTILPGITRDAVLTLAEAAGHPVEERPVSFADWQADAASGRLREVFACGTAAVITPIGGVRFPDGEFLIGGGEPGSVTMALRQQLVDIQRGKAADTYGWVRRVL